The Betta splendens chromosome 4, fBetSpl5.4, whole genome shotgun sequence genome contains a region encoding:
- the atp11b gene encoding phospholipid-transporting ATPase IF isoform X3: MLRWIRQQLGFDPPHQSETRTVYVANRFPQHGHYIPQRFADNRIISSKYTIWNFVPKNLFEQFRRIANFYFLIIFLVQLMIDTPTSPVTSGLPLFFVITVTAIKQGYEDWLRHKADNEVNGAPVFVVRSGSLVQTRSKNIRVGDIVRVAKDETFPADLALLSSDRADGTCHVTTASLDGETNLKTHYSVAETSVCQSVSQLEALQAVVECQQPEADLYRFVGRITVTQHGEEIVRPLGPENLLLRGARLKNTKEIYGVAVYTGMESKMALNYKCKSQKRSAVEKSMNSFLIIYLGILLFEAVLSTILKYAWQAENKWDEPFYNQKTEQERNSSPILKFISDFLAFLVLYNFIIPISLYVTVEMQKFLGSFFIGWDLDLYHEESDQKAQVNTSDLNEELGQVEYVFTDKTGTLTENEMHFRECSINGTKYREVNGKLVPEGMTDDSPDGSTPQLINEELLFVKAVSLCHTVQISYDQPDCLVGGGDPFSHTNGFSSNHMEYYASSPDEKALVEAAKRIGVAFTCSNGDTMEIKTFGKSEKFKLLHVLEFDANRRRMSVILQDSSGGKVLFTKGAESAILPFTTSGEIEKTRLHVDEFALKGLRTLVVACRHFSPEEYIDVDKRLNAARTALQQREERLQEAFSYTERDLQLLGATGVEDKLQDKVQETIEALRLAGIKVWVLTGDKHETAVSVSLSCGHFHRTMNILELLQQRSDNECAEQLRRLARRIKEDHVIQHGLVVDGASLSLALREHEKLFMEVCKSCSAVLCCRMAPLQKAKVVRLLKTSPEKPITLAIGDGANDVSMIQEAHVGIGIMGKEGRQAVRNSDYAIARFKFLAKLLLVHGHFYYIRIATLVQYFFYKNVCFITPQFLYQFFCLFSQQTLYDSVYLTLYNICFTSLPILVYSLFEQLVHPHVLQSKPGLYRDISKNSLLSFRTFLYWTVLGFCHAFVFFFGSYILMGEDTTLMGNGQMFGNWTFGTLVFTVMVITVTLKLALDTHFWTWMNHFVTWGSIAFYFIFSLFYGGIIWPFLHTQDMYFVFVQLLSSGSAWFAIIIIVITCLFPDVMKKVFYRHVQPTSTQKSQSLSSPQEQTLSCMESLCCYQQGQSGCSRLAHYLEQMTGQCQATSHCHASSRNNRWEGHRRQTMRIKSNKASPPHRCSLDYRL, encoded by the exons ATGCTCCGGTGGATACGGCAGCAGCTG GGCTTTGACCCCCCTCATCAGAGTGAGACCAGGACTGTTTATGTAGCAAACCGTTTCCCGCAGCATGGCCACTATATACCACAGCGCTTTGCTGACAACAGGATCATCTCATCCAAG TACACCATTTGGAATTTTGTCCCCAAGAATCTCTTCGAGCAGTTCAGGAGGATAGCCAACTTCTATTTTCTCATTATCTTCCTTGTACAG TTAATGATAGACACACCTACTTCCCCAGTCACCAGCGGTCTGCCTCTGTTTTTTGTGATCACAGTTACGGCCATAAAACAG GGCTACGAGGACTGGTTGAGACACAAGGCAGACAATGAGGTCAATGGGGCGCCGGTATTTGTAGTTCGTAGTGGAAGTCTGGTCCAGACAAGATCCAAGAACATCAGG GTAGGGGACATTGTTCGTGTGGCTAAAGATGAGACTTTCCCAGCTGACCTAGCATTGTTGTCATCAGACCGTGCAGACGGCACCTGTCACGTTACCACAGCCAGCCTCGATGGAGAAACCAACCTCAAG ACCCATTACTCTGTTGCGGAGACatcagtctgtcagtctgtgtccCAGCTGGAGGCGTTGCAGGCTGTGGTGGAGTGTCAGCAACCAGAAGCTGATTTGTACAG GTTTGTTGGGCGGATTACAGTGACTCAACATGGGGAGGAGATAGTCAG acCTCTTGGTCCAGAGAATCTGCTGCTCCGAGGAGCCAGGCTAAAAAATACCAAAGAGATTTATG GAGTGGCAGTGTACACAGGGATGGAATCCAAAATGGCCCTTAACTACAAGTGCAAGTCCCAGAAACGCTCTGCAGTGGAGAA ATCCATGAACTCCTTCCTAATCATCTATCTGGGCATCTTGCTATTCGAGGCTGTCCTCAGCACCATCCTGAAGTATGCCTGGCAGGCCGAGAACAAGTGGGACGAGCCTTTCTACAACCAAAAGACTGAACAAGAAAGGAACAGCAGTCCT ATCTTGAAGTTCATCTCAGACTTCTTGGCGTTTCTGGTTCTGTATAACTTCATCATTCCCATCTCCCTCTACGTCACTGTGGAGATGCAGAAGTTCCTTGGCTCGTTTTTCATTGGTTGGGATTTGGATCTCTATCATGAGGAGAGTGACCAGAAAGCACAGGTCAACACGTCTGACCTTAATGAGGAGCTGGGGCAG GTGGAGTATGTGTTTACCGATAAGACGGGAACGCTAACAGAAAACGAGATGCACTTCCGCGAATGTTCAATTAATGGAACCAAGTACCGAGAAGTTAACGGTAAACTGGTACCAGAGGGAATGACTGACGATTCACCAGACGGCTCTACACCTCAACTG atTAATGAGGAGTTGTTATTTGTCAAGGCAGTGTCCCTGTGTCACACAGTTCAGATCAGCTACGATCAGCCTGACTGCCTGGTCGGTGGAGGAGACCCTTTTTCTCATACAAATGGTTTCTCCTCCAATCACATGGAATACTACGCCTCCTCTCCTGATGAGAAAGCTTTGGTGGAGGCAGCAAAGAG GATTGGAGTAGCTTTCACTTGCAGCAATGGAGATACAATGGAAATCAAAACATTTGGCAAGTCAGAGAA GTTTAAACTGCTCCACGTGTTAGAGTTTGATGCAAACCGCCGGAGGATGAGCGTCATACTGCAGGATTCTTCAG GAGGTAAAGTCCTGTTCACCAAGGGAGCAGAGTCCGCCATCTTGCCATTCACTACCAGTGGTGAGATAGAAAAGACAAGACTGCATGTTGATGAATTTGCCTTG AAAGGTTTGCGGACCCTGGTGGTAGCATGTCGCCATTTCAGCCCAGAGGAGTACATCGATGTAGACAAGCGTCTGAACGCTGCCCgcactgcactgcagcagagggaggagagactgCAGGAGGCCTTCAGCTACACTGAAAGAGATCTACAGCTCCTGGGAGCCACAGGGGTTGAGGATAA ACTTCAAGACAAAGTCCAGGAGACCATTGAGGCTTTAAGACTGGCTGGGATCAAAGTGTGGGTGTTGACAGGGGACAAGCATGAGACGGCAGTCAGCGTCAGCCTGTCCTGTGGCCACTTCCACAGAACCATGAACATCCTGGAGCTTCTGCAACAGCGCTCTGACAACGAGTGTGCTGAGCAGCTCCGCAGACTGGCCAGAAG AATAAAGGAAGACCACGTCATACAGCATGGTTTGGTGGTGGATGGGGCCAGTCTTTCTCTAGCACTGCGGGAACATGAGAAGCTCTTCATGGAAGTGTGTAAAAGCTGctcagctgtgctgtgctgccgcATGGCACCACTGCAAAAGGCTAAG GTCGTGCGCCTTTTAAAAACCTCTCCAGAAAAACCCATCACCTTAGCTATTGGGGATGGAGCCAATGATGTCAGTATGATACAAGAAGCCCATGTGGGCAtag GAATCATGGGGAAGGAAGGCCGTCAGGCCGTGAGAAACAGTGACTATGCAATCGCCAGGTTCAAGTTCCTGGCTAAACTACTTCTGGTTCACGGTCATTTCTACTACATCCGAATAGCTACGCTTGTACAGTACTTTTTCTATAAG aatgtgtgttttatcaCGCCCCAGTTTTTATACCagttcttctgtttgttttcacaacAA ACCCTGTACGACAGTGTTTACCTGACACTGTACAACATCTGCTTTACCTCGCTACCCATCCTGGTCTACAGTCTGTTTGAACAGCTGGTCCATCCACATGTGCTACAGAGTAAACCCGGCTTGTACAG GGACATCAGCAAGAACTCTCTGCTGTCCTTCCGGACGTTCTTGTACTGGACCGTGCTGGGCTTCTGTCAcgcctttgtctttttctttggaTCCTATATACTGATGGGAGAAGACACCACACTTATGGGAAATGGCCAG ATGTTTGGAAACTGGACATTTGGAACACTGGTGTTCACTGTCATGGTCATCACTGTTACATTAAAG CTTGCTTTAGACACTCATTTCTGGACATGGATGAACCATTTTGTGACATGGGGTTCGATTGCCTTCTATTTCATCTTCTCCCTGTTCTATGGAGGCATCATCTG GCCGTTCCTCCACACCCAGGACATGTACTTTGTCTTCGTCCAGCTGCTGTCCAGCGGTTCAGCCTGGTTCGCCATCATCATTATTGTCATTACCTGCCTCTTTCCTGATGTGATGAAGAAGGTTTTCTACAGACATGTGCAGCCCACCAGCACACAGAAGAGTCAG TCTCTATCAAGCCCCCAGGAGCAGACCCTCAGCTGTATGGAGTCCCTGTGCTGCTACCAGCAGGGGCAGAGCGGCTGTTCCCGCCTGGCCCACTACCTGGAGCAAATGACCGGGCAGTGCCAGGCCACCAGTCATTGCCACGCATCCAGCCGCAACAACAGGTGGGAAGGACATCGGCGACAAACAATGAgaataaagtctaataaagctTCACCACCACATCGCTGCAGTCTCGACTATAGGCTTTAA
- the atp11b gene encoding phospholipid-transporting ATPase IF isoform X1 encodes MLRWIRQQLGFDPPHQSETRTVYVANRFPQHGHYIPQRFADNRIISSKYTIWNFVPKNLFEQFRRIANFYFLIIFLVQLMIDTPTSPVTSGLPLFFVITVTAIKQGYEDWLRHKADNEVNGAPVFVVRSGSLVQTRSKNIRVGDIVRVAKDETFPADLALLSSDRADGTCHVTTASLDGETNLKTHYSVAETSVCQSVSQLEALQAVVECQQPEADLYRFVGRITVTQHGEEIVRPLGPENLLLRGARLKNTKEIYGVAVYTGMESKMALNYKCKSQKRSAVEKSMNSFLIIYLGILLFEAVLSTILKYAWQAENKWDEPFYNQKTEQERNSSPILKFISDFLAFLVLYNFIIPISLYVTVEMQKFLGSFFIGWDLDLYHEESDQKAQVNTSDLNEELGQVEYVFTDKTGTLTENEMHFRECSINGTKYREVNGKLVPEGMTDDSPDGSTPQLINEELLFVKAVSLCHTVQISYDQPDCLVGGGDPFSHTNGFSSNHMEYYASSPDEKALVEAAKRIGVAFTCSNGDTMEIKTFGKSEKFKLLHVLEFDANRRRMSVILQDSSGGKVLFTKGAESAILPFTTSGEIEKTRLHVDEFALKGLRTLVVACRHFSPEEYIDVDKRLNAARTALQQREERLQEAFSYTERDLQLLGATGVEDKLQDKVQETIEALRLAGIKVWVLTGDKHETAVSVSLSCGHFHRTMNILELLQQRSDNECAEQLRRLARRIKEDHVIQHGLVVDGASLSLALREHEKLFMEVCKSCSAVLCCRMAPLQKAKVVRLLKTSPEKPITLAIGDGANDVSMIQEAHVGIGIMGKEGRQAVRNSDYAIARFKFLAKLLLVHGHFYYIRIATLVQYFFYKNVCFITPQFLYQFFCLFSQQTLYDSVYLTLYNICFTSLPILVYSLFEQLVHPHVLQSKPGLYRDISKNSLLSFRTFLYWTVLGFCHAFVFFFGSYILMGEDTTLMGNGQILRANRQLMFGNWTFGTLVFTVMVITVTLKLALDTHFWTWMNHFVTWGSIAFYFIFSLFYGGIIWPFLHTQDMYFVFVQLLSSGSAWFAIIIIVITCLFPDVMKKVFYRHVQPTSTQKSQSLSSPQEQTLSCMESLCCYQQGQSGCSRLAHYLEQMTGQCQATSHCHASSRNNRWEGHRRQTMRIKSNKASPPHRCSLDYRL; translated from the exons ATGCTCCGGTGGATACGGCAGCAGCTG GGCTTTGACCCCCCTCATCAGAGTGAGACCAGGACTGTTTATGTAGCAAACCGTTTCCCGCAGCATGGCCACTATATACCACAGCGCTTTGCTGACAACAGGATCATCTCATCCAAG TACACCATTTGGAATTTTGTCCCCAAGAATCTCTTCGAGCAGTTCAGGAGGATAGCCAACTTCTATTTTCTCATTATCTTCCTTGTACAG TTAATGATAGACACACCTACTTCCCCAGTCACCAGCGGTCTGCCTCTGTTTTTTGTGATCACAGTTACGGCCATAAAACAG GGCTACGAGGACTGGTTGAGACACAAGGCAGACAATGAGGTCAATGGGGCGCCGGTATTTGTAGTTCGTAGTGGAAGTCTGGTCCAGACAAGATCCAAGAACATCAGG GTAGGGGACATTGTTCGTGTGGCTAAAGATGAGACTTTCCCAGCTGACCTAGCATTGTTGTCATCAGACCGTGCAGACGGCACCTGTCACGTTACCACAGCCAGCCTCGATGGAGAAACCAACCTCAAG ACCCATTACTCTGTTGCGGAGACatcagtctgtcagtctgtgtccCAGCTGGAGGCGTTGCAGGCTGTGGTGGAGTGTCAGCAACCAGAAGCTGATTTGTACAG GTTTGTTGGGCGGATTACAGTGACTCAACATGGGGAGGAGATAGTCAG acCTCTTGGTCCAGAGAATCTGCTGCTCCGAGGAGCCAGGCTAAAAAATACCAAAGAGATTTATG GAGTGGCAGTGTACACAGGGATGGAATCCAAAATGGCCCTTAACTACAAGTGCAAGTCCCAGAAACGCTCTGCAGTGGAGAA ATCCATGAACTCCTTCCTAATCATCTATCTGGGCATCTTGCTATTCGAGGCTGTCCTCAGCACCATCCTGAAGTATGCCTGGCAGGCCGAGAACAAGTGGGACGAGCCTTTCTACAACCAAAAGACTGAACAAGAAAGGAACAGCAGTCCT ATCTTGAAGTTCATCTCAGACTTCTTGGCGTTTCTGGTTCTGTATAACTTCATCATTCCCATCTCCCTCTACGTCACTGTGGAGATGCAGAAGTTCCTTGGCTCGTTTTTCATTGGTTGGGATTTGGATCTCTATCATGAGGAGAGTGACCAGAAAGCACAGGTCAACACGTCTGACCTTAATGAGGAGCTGGGGCAG GTGGAGTATGTGTTTACCGATAAGACGGGAACGCTAACAGAAAACGAGATGCACTTCCGCGAATGTTCAATTAATGGAACCAAGTACCGAGAAGTTAACGGTAAACTGGTACCAGAGGGAATGACTGACGATTCACCAGACGGCTCTACACCTCAACTG atTAATGAGGAGTTGTTATTTGTCAAGGCAGTGTCCCTGTGTCACACAGTTCAGATCAGCTACGATCAGCCTGACTGCCTGGTCGGTGGAGGAGACCCTTTTTCTCATACAAATGGTTTCTCCTCCAATCACATGGAATACTACGCCTCCTCTCCTGATGAGAAAGCTTTGGTGGAGGCAGCAAAGAG GATTGGAGTAGCTTTCACTTGCAGCAATGGAGATACAATGGAAATCAAAACATTTGGCAAGTCAGAGAA GTTTAAACTGCTCCACGTGTTAGAGTTTGATGCAAACCGCCGGAGGATGAGCGTCATACTGCAGGATTCTTCAG GAGGTAAAGTCCTGTTCACCAAGGGAGCAGAGTCCGCCATCTTGCCATTCACTACCAGTGGTGAGATAGAAAAGACAAGACTGCATGTTGATGAATTTGCCTTG AAAGGTTTGCGGACCCTGGTGGTAGCATGTCGCCATTTCAGCCCAGAGGAGTACATCGATGTAGACAAGCGTCTGAACGCTGCCCgcactgcactgcagcagagggaggagagactgCAGGAGGCCTTCAGCTACACTGAAAGAGATCTACAGCTCCTGGGAGCCACAGGGGTTGAGGATAA ACTTCAAGACAAAGTCCAGGAGACCATTGAGGCTTTAAGACTGGCTGGGATCAAAGTGTGGGTGTTGACAGGGGACAAGCATGAGACGGCAGTCAGCGTCAGCCTGTCCTGTGGCCACTTCCACAGAACCATGAACATCCTGGAGCTTCTGCAACAGCGCTCTGACAACGAGTGTGCTGAGCAGCTCCGCAGACTGGCCAGAAG AATAAAGGAAGACCACGTCATACAGCATGGTTTGGTGGTGGATGGGGCCAGTCTTTCTCTAGCACTGCGGGAACATGAGAAGCTCTTCATGGAAGTGTGTAAAAGCTGctcagctgtgctgtgctgccgcATGGCACCACTGCAAAAGGCTAAG GTCGTGCGCCTTTTAAAAACCTCTCCAGAAAAACCCATCACCTTAGCTATTGGGGATGGAGCCAATGATGTCAGTATGATACAAGAAGCCCATGTGGGCAtag GAATCATGGGGAAGGAAGGCCGTCAGGCCGTGAGAAACAGTGACTATGCAATCGCCAGGTTCAAGTTCCTGGCTAAACTACTTCTGGTTCACGGTCATTTCTACTACATCCGAATAGCTACGCTTGTACAGTACTTTTTCTATAAG aatgtgtgttttatcaCGCCCCAGTTTTTATACCagttcttctgtttgttttcacaacAA ACCCTGTACGACAGTGTTTACCTGACACTGTACAACATCTGCTTTACCTCGCTACCCATCCTGGTCTACAGTCTGTTTGAACAGCTGGTCCATCCACATGTGCTACAGAGTAAACCCGGCTTGTACAG GGACATCAGCAAGAACTCTCTGCTGTCCTTCCGGACGTTCTTGTACTGGACCGTGCTGGGCTTCTGTCAcgcctttgtctttttctttggaTCCTATATACTGATGGGAGAAGACACCACACTTATGGGAAATGGCCAG ATCTTGCGAGCTAACAGGCAACTG ATGTTTGGAAACTGGACATTTGGAACACTGGTGTTCACTGTCATGGTCATCACTGTTACATTAAAG CTTGCTTTAGACACTCATTTCTGGACATGGATGAACCATTTTGTGACATGGGGTTCGATTGCCTTCTATTTCATCTTCTCCCTGTTCTATGGAGGCATCATCTG GCCGTTCCTCCACACCCAGGACATGTACTTTGTCTTCGTCCAGCTGCTGTCCAGCGGTTCAGCCTGGTTCGCCATCATCATTATTGTCATTACCTGCCTCTTTCCTGATGTGATGAAGAAGGTTTTCTACAGACATGTGCAGCCCACCAGCACACAGAAGAGTCAG TCTCTATCAAGCCCCCAGGAGCAGACCCTCAGCTGTATGGAGTCCCTGTGCTGCTACCAGCAGGGGCAGAGCGGCTGTTCCCGCCTGGCCCACTACCTGGAGCAAATGACCGGGCAGTGCCAGGCCACCAGTCATTGCCACGCATCCAGCCGCAACAACAGGTGGGAAGGACATCGGCGACAAACAATGAgaataaagtctaataaagctTCACCACCACATCGCTGCAGTCTCGACTATAGGCTTTAA
- the atp11b gene encoding phospholipid-transporting ATPase IF isoform X2: MLRWIRQQLGFDPPHQSETRTVYVANRFPQHGHYIPQRFADNRIISSKYTIWNFVPKNLFEQFRRIANFYFLIIFLVQLMIDTPTSPVTSGLPLFFVITVTAIKQGYEDWLRHKADNEVNGAPVFVVRSGSLVQTRSKNIRVGDIVRVAKDETFPADLALLSSDRADGTCHVTTASLDGETNLKTHYSVAETSVCQSVSQLEALQAVVECQQPEADLYRFVGRITVTQHGEEIVRPLGPENLLLRGARLKNTKEIYGVAVYTGMESKMALNYKCKSQKRSAVEKSMNSFLIIYLGILLFEAVLSTILKYAWQAENKWDEPFYNQKTEQERNSSPILKFISDFLAFLVLYNFIIPISLYVTVEMQKFLGSFFIGWDLDLYHEESDQKAQVNTSDLNEELGQVEYVFTDKTGTLTENEMHFRECSINGTKYREVNGKLVPEGMTDDSPDGSTPQLINEELLFVKAVSLCHTVQISYDQPDCLVGGGDPFSHTNGFSSNHMEYYASSPDEKALVEAAKRIGVAFTCSNGDTMEIKTFGKSEKFKLLHVLEFDANRRRMSVILQDSSGGKVLFTKGAESAILPFTTSGEIEKTRLHVDEFALKGLRTLVVACRHFSPEEYIDVDKRLNAARTALQQREERLQEAFSYTERDLQLLGATGVEDKLQDKVQETIEALRLAGIKVWVLTGDKHETAVSVSLSCGHFHRTMNILELLQQRSDNECAEQLRRLARRIKEDHVIQHGLVVDGASLSLALREHEKLFMEVCKSCSAVLCCRMAPLQKAKVVRLLKTSPEKPITLAIGDGANDVSMIQEAHVGIGIMGKEGRQAVRNSDYAIARFKFLAKLLLVHGHFYYIRIATLVQYFFYKNVCFITPQFLYQFFCLFSQQTLYDSVYLTLYNICFTSLPILVYSLFEQLVHPHVLQSKPGLYRDISKNSLLSFRTFLYWTVLGFCHAFVFFFGSYILMGEDTTLMGNGQILRANRQLMFGNWTFGTLVFTVMVITVTLKLALDTHFWTWMNHFVTWGSIAFYFIFSLFYGGIIWPFLHTQDMYFVFVQLLSSGSAWFAIIIIVITCLFPDVMKKVFYRHVQPTSTQKSQSLSSPQEQTLSCMESLCCYQQGQSGCSRLAHYLEQMTGQCQATSHCHASSRNNRSWSDTENFYSNDRSILTLSPIEASHC; encoded by the exons ATGCTCCGGTGGATACGGCAGCAGCTG GGCTTTGACCCCCCTCATCAGAGTGAGACCAGGACTGTTTATGTAGCAAACCGTTTCCCGCAGCATGGCCACTATATACCACAGCGCTTTGCTGACAACAGGATCATCTCATCCAAG TACACCATTTGGAATTTTGTCCCCAAGAATCTCTTCGAGCAGTTCAGGAGGATAGCCAACTTCTATTTTCTCATTATCTTCCTTGTACAG TTAATGATAGACACACCTACTTCCCCAGTCACCAGCGGTCTGCCTCTGTTTTTTGTGATCACAGTTACGGCCATAAAACAG GGCTACGAGGACTGGTTGAGACACAAGGCAGACAATGAGGTCAATGGGGCGCCGGTATTTGTAGTTCGTAGTGGAAGTCTGGTCCAGACAAGATCCAAGAACATCAGG GTAGGGGACATTGTTCGTGTGGCTAAAGATGAGACTTTCCCAGCTGACCTAGCATTGTTGTCATCAGACCGTGCAGACGGCACCTGTCACGTTACCACAGCCAGCCTCGATGGAGAAACCAACCTCAAG ACCCATTACTCTGTTGCGGAGACatcagtctgtcagtctgtgtccCAGCTGGAGGCGTTGCAGGCTGTGGTGGAGTGTCAGCAACCAGAAGCTGATTTGTACAG GTTTGTTGGGCGGATTACAGTGACTCAACATGGGGAGGAGATAGTCAG acCTCTTGGTCCAGAGAATCTGCTGCTCCGAGGAGCCAGGCTAAAAAATACCAAAGAGATTTATG GAGTGGCAGTGTACACAGGGATGGAATCCAAAATGGCCCTTAACTACAAGTGCAAGTCCCAGAAACGCTCTGCAGTGGAGAA ATCCATGAACTCCTTCCTAATCATCTATCTGGGCATCTTGCTATTCGAGGCTGTCCTCAGCACCATCCTGAAGTATGCCTGGCAGGCCGAGAACAAGTGGGACGAGCCTTTCTACAACCAAAAGACTGAACAAGAAAGGAACAGCAGTCCT ATCTTGAAGTTCATCTCAGACTTCTTGGCGTTTCTGGTTCTGTATAACTTCATCATTCCCATCTCCCTCTACGTCACTGTGGAGATGCAGAAGTTCCTTGGCTCGTTTTTCATTGGTTGGGATTTGGATCTCTATCATGAGGAGAGTGACCAGAAAGCACAGGTCAACACGTCTGACCTTAATGAGGAGCTGGGGCAG GTGGAGTATGTGTTTACCGATAAGACGGGAACGCTAACAGAAAACGAGATGCACTTCCGCGAATGTTCAATTAATGGAACCAAGTACCGAGAAGTTAACGGTAAACTGGTACCAGAGGGAATGACTGACGATTCACCAGACGGCTCTACACCTCAACTG atTAATGAGGAGTTGTTATTTGTCAAGGCAGTGTCCCTGTGTCACACAGTTCAGATCAGCTACGATCAGCCTGACTGCCTGGTCGGTGGAGGAGACCCTTTTTCTCATACAAATGGTTTCTCCTCCAATCACATGGAATACTACGCCTCCTCTCCTGATGAGAAAGCTTTGGTGGAGGCAGCAAAGAG GATTGGAGTAGCTTTCACTTGCAGCAATGGAGATACAATGGAAATCAAAACATTTGGCAAGTCAGAGAA GTTTAAACTGCTCCACGTGTTAGAGTTTGATGCAAACCGCCGGAGGATGAGCGTCATACTGCAGGATTCTTCAG GAGGTAAAGTCCTGTTCACCAAGGGAGCAGAGTCCGCCATCTTGCCATTCACTACCAGTGGTGAGATAGAAAAGACAAGACTGCATGTTGATGAATTTGCCTTG AAAGGTTTGCGGACCCTGGTGGTAGCATGTCGCCATTTCAGCCCAGAGGAGTACATCGATGTAGACAAGCGTCTGAACGCTGCCCgcactgcactgcagcagagggaggagagactgCAGGAGGCCTTCAGCTACACTGAAAGAGATCTACAGCTCCTGGGAGCCACAGGGGTTGAGGATAA ACTTCAAGACAAAGTCCAGGAGACCATTGAGGCTTTAAGACTGGCTGGGATCAAAGTGTGGGTGTTGACAGGGGACAAGCATGAGACGGCAGTCAGCGTCAGCCTGTCCTGTGGCCACTTCCACAGAACCATGAACATCCTGGAGCTTCTGCAACAGCGCTCTGACAACGAGTGTGCTGAGCAGCTCCGCAGACTGGCCAGAAG AATAAAGGAAGACCACGTCATACAGCATGGTTTGGTGGTGGATGGGGCCAGTCTTTCTCTAGCACTGCGGGAACATGAGAAGCTCTTCATGGAAGTGTGTAAAAGCTGctcagctgtgctgtgctgccgcATGGCACCACTGCAAAAGGCTAAG GTCGTGCGCCTTTTAAAAACCTCTCCAGAAAAACCCATCACCTTAGCTATTGGGGATGGAGCCAATGATGTCAGTATGATACAAGAAGCCCATGTGGGCAtag GAATCATGGGGAAGGAAGGCCGTCAGGCCGTGAGAAACAGTGACTATGCAATCGCCAGGTTCAAGTTCCTGGCTAAACTACTTCTGGTTCACGGTCATTTCTACTACATCCGAATAGCTACGCTTGTACAGTACTTTTTCTATAAG aatgtgtgttttatcaCGCCCCAGTTTTTATACCagttcttctgtttgttttcacaacAA ACCCTGTACGACAGTGTTTACCTGACACTGTACAACATCTGCTTTACCTCGCTACCCATCCTGGTCTACAGTCTGTTTGAACAGCTGGTCCATCCACATGTGCTACAGAGTAAACCCGGCTTGTACAG GGACATCAGCAAGAACTCTCTGCTGTCCTTCCGGACGTTCTTGTACTGGACCGTGCTGGGCTTCTGTCAcgcctttgtctttttctttggaTCCTATATACTGATGGGAGAAGACACCACACTTATGGGAAATGGCCAG ATCTTGCGAGCTAACAGGCAACTG ATGTTTGGAAACTGGACATTTGGAACACTGGTGTTCACTGTCATGGTCATCACTGTTACATTAAAG CTTGCTTTAGACACTCATTTCTGGACATGGATGAACCATTTTGTGACATGGGGTTCGATTGCCTTCTATTTCATCTTCTCCCTGTTCTATGGAGGCATCATCTG GCCGTTCCTCCACACCCAGGACATGTACTTTGTCTTCGTCCAGCTGCTGTCCAGCGGTTCAGCCTGGTTCGCCATCATCATTATTGTCATTACCTGCCTCTTTCCTGATGTGATGAAGAAGGTTTTCTACAGACATGTGCAGCCCACCAGCACACAGAAGAGTCAG TCTCTATCAAGCCCCCAGGAGCAGACCCTCAGCTGTATGGAGTCCCTGTGCTGCTACCAGCAGGGGCAGAGCGGCTGTTCCCGCCTGGCCCACTACCTGGAGCAAATGACCGGGCAGTGCCAGGCCACCAGTCATTGCCACGCATCCAGCCGCAACAACAG GTCTTGGAGCGACACGGAGAACTTCTACTCCAATGATCGCAGTATCCTGACGCTGTCACCCATTGAGGCCTCCCACTGCTGA